Proteins encoded in a region of the Pseudomonas putida genome:
- a CDS encoding GntR family transcriptional regulator codes for MGRATAGEFAYRKVYRYLEALIDQAAGDGPCRLPSLRALSRRLRVSLATVQNAYSLLEEEGRVHCRPRSGYYVDNAGKEQAVATHRQPPLPAQPLLERILLGHERRLARQRDCSVAPWDALGSTRLRNAIAERYTRSSSQYWRADDVQLAPDVLALIETLLAALALHGGTVLVHSPCCWQVLRALARAGMRVLEVPLDAQSNPDLPALARLLGSEPVNMLVMPSCLGMPQGRLLSPYYQQQLGLLLGQYPVWLLENDLDSELCYSGPPNKRLRDWVDPRWLLVMGTFEAAVGPEAPYAYLLSRDAELAKAFAERAFRLAPLRLQALAHMLGKGEIETQWVQLRLDLQRRTQCLARVLALQFGQRVVLEMPQGGQMLWVRFRQPLVWEGINAALAGSPLHVLSGEQFSLQGRYTQYLALMWLGGHPDDLQQAVTRLAQALEPRCGRRTRNL; via the coding sequence ATGGGGCGAGCGACCGCCGGCGAGTTCGCGTATCGCAAGGTGTATCGCTACCTGGAAGCATTGATCGATCAGGCTGCTGGCGATGGCCCATGCCGGTTACCGTCATTGCGTGCGCTGTCCCGGCGGCTGCGGGTGTCGTTGGCCACGGTACAGAATGCCTATAGCCTGCTGGAAGAAGAGGGCCGCGTGCACTGCCGGCCGAGGTCGGGCTATTACGTGGATAACGCTGGCAAAGAACAGGCCGTGGCTACGCACAGGCAGCCTCCCTTGCCGGCGCAGCCGCTGTTGGAGCGCATTCTGCTAGGCCACGAGCGGCGCCTGGCCCGCCAACGTGACTGCAGCGTTGCACCCTGGGATGCGCTTGGCAGCACCCGATTGCGCAATGCCATTGCTGAACGCTATACCCGCTCCTCCAGCCAGTACTGGCGTGCCGATGATGTGCAACTGGCCCCCGATGTGCTGGCGTTGATCGAGACACTGCTCGCGGCGCTGGCCTTGCATGGCGGTACTGTGCTGGTACATTCGCCCTGTTGCTGGCAGGTTTTACGCGCCTTGGCGCGTGCTGGCATGCGCGTATTGGAGGTGCCACTGGATGCTCAGAGCAACCCAGACCTGCCTGCCTTGGCCAGGTTGCTGGGGAGCGAGCCGGTAAACATGCTGGTCATGCCATCGTGCCTGGGCATGCCACAAGGGCGGCTGCTTTCACCGTACTATCAGCAGCAGCTTGGTCTATTGCTTGGCCAGTACCCTGTGTGGTTGCTGGAAAACGACCTGGACAGCGAACTCTGTTACAGCGGGCCACCGAACAAACGCTTGCGCGACTGGGTGGACCCGCGTTGGCTGTTGGTGATGGGCACGTTCGAGGCTGCGGTGGGGCCCGAAGCGCCGTATGCCTATTTACTGAGCCGTGACGCCGAGTTGGCCAAGGCGTTCGCCGAGCGAGCATTTCGGCTGGCGCCGCTACGCTTGCAGGCGCTTGCGCACATGCTGGGCAAGGGGGAAATCGAGACGCAATGGGTACAGTTACGCCTGGACCTGCAAAGGCGCACGCAATGCCTGGCGCGTGTGCTGGCGTTGCAATTCGGCCAGCGGGTGGTGCTGGAGATGCCGCAAGGCGGGCAGATGCTGTGGGTGCGCTTCCGTCAGCCGCTGGTGTGGGAGGGTATTAACGCAGCGTTGGCAGGCTCACCGTTGCATGTGCTGTCCGGCGAGCAGTTCAGCCTGCAGGGGCGCTACACGCAATACCTGGCATTGATGTGGTTGGGGGGGCACCCGGATGATC
- a CDS encoding succinylglutamate desuccinylase/aspartoacylase family protein → MMSIQTRFTDLPPLGPGNTVRLLTHEFSGQESARSAYIQAGLHADEHPGLLALWHLQEMLVDLHQEGRILGKIVICPFANPVGMTQNVLGFWTGRFNLANGENFNRNFPDLIPLLEAQHIDSSAAMPEQKLQEAIAALPATDTVSALRKALLSEALQHDVVLDLHCDTAGVLHLYANEAQRERATRLAACMNIDVVFLEHSAGGQPFDESCNRPWNWLIDQGLSPQEERLFAASIELRGQADVDDELAREDAKGILNFLASEGLLRLDDQPLVKRSPQVYPLEGASHLPSPGHGLLAWKKRPGDSVSKGELIAELVSIDASIGTRERPFTAM, encoded by the coding sequence ATGATGTCTATTCAGACTCGCTTCACGGACCTGCCCCCCCTCGGGCCCGGTAATACGGTCCGCCTGCTCACCCATGAATTCAGCGGACAGGAATCTGCCCGTAGTGCCTATATCCAAGCCGGCCTTCATGCTGACGAGCATCCAGGGCTGCTTGCTCTTTGGCATCTGCAGGAAATGCTTGTTGACCTGCACCAGGAAGGTCGAATCTTGGGCAAGATCGTGATCTGTCCATTCGCTAATCCAGTGGGAATGACACAAAACGTACTCGGGTTCTGGACCGGCCGCTTCAACTTAGCCAACGGTGAAAACTTCAATCGCAATTTTCCAGATCTCATCCCGTTGCTGGAAGCTCAGCACATCGACAGCAGTGCTGCGATGCCGGAGCAGAAGTTACAGGAAGCGATTGCCGCACTGCCGGCCACGGACACCGTCAGCGCGCTGCGCAAAGCACTCTTGAGCGAAGCGCTCCAGCATGACGTCGTGCTGGATCTGCATTGCGATACCGCAGGTGTGCTGCACCTGTACGCGAATGAGGCCCAACGTGAACGGGCAACGAGACTTGCTGCCTGCATGAACATCGATGTTGTCTTTCTCGAGCATTCAGCGGGTGGCCAACCATTCGATGAGTCGTGCAACCGCCCATGGAATTGGCTCATCGACCAAGGGTTGAGCCCCCAGGAAGAGCGTCTTTTCGCCGCCAGCATCGAGCTTCGTGGGCAAGCAGATGTGGACGACGAATTAGCCCGGGAGGACGCGAAAGGAATTCTGAATTTCCTGGCAAGCGAGGGGCTCTTGCGACTCGACGACCAGCCGCTTGTGAAACGCTCACCTCAAGTTTACCCACTCGAGGGCGCAAGCCATCTGCCCTCACCAGGGCATGGTCTGCTGGCATGGAAAAAACGTCCTGGGGACAGCGTCTCGAAGGGCGAATTGATCGCCGAGCTCGTTTCGATCGACGCCTCGATCGGCACCCGAGAACGCCCATTCACAGCGATGTAG
- a CDS encoding ornithine cyclodeaminase family protein, translating into MKVFSKEQIISQLNLERAVQRLEEGFVAFSAGKVQVPPVQAFAFTAANGDCCVKSAYVEGSDTFTVKISTGFYDNPSKGLESNDGLMMVLSARTGRPLALMQDEGWLTCIRTALAGRIAARLLAPKNVKAIGILGAGMQARMQLEQLGAVITCRKVIVWGRSEPELEAYKAFATELGYQVQTTKNAADVARAANLIVSATPSREPLLMSEWVQPGTHITAVGADAAGKQELDAALVARADRIIVDSIYQCSQYGEISHALNAGLIGESQLAELGALLAGKVRGRENDDQITLVDLTGVAVQDAQISSCALASMQG; encoded by the coding sequence ATGAAAGTCTTTAGCAAAGAGCAAATCATCTCTCAACTCAACTTGGAACGGGCAGTACAGCGCCTGGAAGAAGGTTTTGTTGCCTTTTCCGCCGGCAAGGTTCAGGTGCCACCGGTTCAAGCATTTGCGTTCACTGCTGCGAATGGTGACTGCTGTGTGAAGTCGGCATACGTGGAAGGCAGCGACACCTTCACCGTGAAAATTTCGACCGGTTTCTACGACAATCCGTCCAAAGGCCTGGAAAGCAACGACGGCCTGATGATGGTGCTGTCTGCTAGGACTGGACGGCCACTCGCGCTGATGCAGGATGAAGGTTGGCTGACATGCATCCGCACCGCATTGGCTGGCCGTATCGCAGCCCGTCTGCTGGCTCCCAAAAACGTCAAAGCTATCGGCATTCTCGGCGCCGGCATGCAGGCGCGGATGCAACTGGAGCAACTAGGTGCTGTTATTACGTGCCGCAAGGTCATCGTATGGGGCCGCAGTGAGCCCGAGCTCGAAGCCTACAAGGCCTTCGCCACCGAGCTGGGGTATCAGGTGCAGACCACCAAAAACGCCGCTGATGTTGCCCGCGCCGCGAACCTTATCGTCAGCGCAACCCCTTCCCGCGAACCTCTGCTGATGAGCGAGTGGGTACAGCCTGGCACTCACATCACCGCTGTCGGCGCCGACGCTGCAGGCAAACAGGAGCTCGACGCCGCGCTCGTCGCACGGGCAGACCGCATCATCGTCGACTCGATTTATCAGTGCAGCCAATACGGCGAGATTTCTCATGCACTCAACGCCGGCTTGATCGGTGAAAGCCAACTGGCTGAACTGGGTGCACTGCTTGCTGGCAAAGTACGTGGCCGTGAAAACGACGATCAGATCACCCTGGTTGATCTGACCGGTGTGGCCGTCCAGGACGCTCAGATTTCGAGCTGTGCATTGGCCTCCATGCAAGGCTGA
- a CDS encoding cytosine permease produces the protein MPTSSVEPRQPALLEKRSIDHIPESERHGSLYSQFTLWLGCNLQITALLTGSLAVVLGGDVFWSLIGLLVGQIFGGAVMALHAAQGPKLGLPQMISSRVQFGVYGATIPIVLVALMYLGFNATGAILSGQAVAQLVGVSNSGGILIFAGLTMLMTIMGYRFIHIAGRAASVVGVIAFCYLFVRLTMTNDIGQLLAIRHFDWGSFLLAVSLSASWQIAYGPYVADYSRYLPSKTSPLKTILAVGLGSVIGAQVSMVLGVFAAALAGASFAGHEVSVIVGLGSTGLAAALIYFSIAFGKLTISTLNAYGSFMCAATVISGFRGDVAISAAQRVCFVLCIVGASTTVALLGEDSFIGTFKSFILFLLAFFTPWSAINLVDFYFINKEQYNLNALFDPNGQYGRWNMVGIGTYILGVLIQMPFISTSLYTGPLVEKMGGVDISWIIGLIIPGVVYYIFAKRNVSTMLAQAHPNT, from the coding sequence ATGCCCACCTCTTCGGTTGAACCGCGTCAGCCCGCTTTGCTCGAAAAACGCTCTATCGACCATATTCCAGAATCAGAACGACATGGCAGCCTCTATAGCCAATTCACGCTATGGCTCGGCTGCAACCTGCAAATTACCGCACTGTTGACCGGCTCCCTTGCGGTCGTTCTGGGCGGTGACGTGTTCTGGTCGCTGATCGGACTGTTGGTCGGCCAGATATTTGGCGGCGCCGTCATGGCCCTTCATGCCGCTCAAGGGCCGAAGCTCGGCCTGCCCCAGATGATCTCAAGTCGAGTCCAGTTTGGCGTATACGGGGCAACGATTCCTATCGTGCTGGTCGCCCTCATGTACCTGGGCTTCAACGCTACAGGCGCCATCCTCTCCGGCCAGGCCGTGGCGCAATTAGTTGGGGTGAGCAACAGTGGCGGCATTCTGATTTTTGCTGGGCTGACCATGCTCATGACGATCATGGGCTACCGCTTCATTCACATCGCAGGTCGCGCAGCGAGCGTGGTGGGTGTCATCGCGTTCTGCTATCTGTTTGTCCGCCTGACGATGACCAATGATATCGGCCAGCTCCTGGCAATTCGTCACTTTGACTGGGGTAGCTTCCTGCTCGCCGTGTCGCTTTCGGCTTCATGGCAAATCGCGTATGGCCCGTACGTCGCGGACTACTCTCGCTACCTTCCAAGCAAAACATCGCCTCTCAAAACCATTTTGGCTGTCGGGTTGGGCTCAGTGATCGGCGCGCAAGTTTCTATGGTACTTGGCGTGTTCGCAGCCGCGTTGGCCGGGGCCAGCTTCGCTGGTCATGAGGTATCCGTCATCGTAGGGCTCGGCAGCACGGGCCTGGCAGCAGCGCTGATCTATTTCAGCATCGCATTTGGCAAGCTCACCATCTCGACACTCAACGCGTACGGCAGCTTCATGTGCGCCGCCACGGTCATCAGCGGTTTCCGTGGCGATGTGGCAATCAGCGCGGCTCAAAGGGTTTGCTTTGTGTTGTGCATCGTCGGCGCATCCACGACAGTGGCATTGCTCGGAGAGGATTCGTTCATCGGAACCTTCAAATCATTCATATTGTTCCTGCTTGCCTTCTTCACGCCATGGAGCGCGATTAACCTTGTTGACTTCTACTTCATCAACAAGGAGCAATATAACCTCAACGCTTTGTTCGACCCCAACGGGCAGTATGGCCGCTGGAACATGGTGGGGATTGGCACTTACATCCTCGGTGTTCTGATCCAGATGCCCTTTATCTCGACCAGCCTGTACACCGGCCCCTTGGTCGAGAAAATGGGCGGAGTAGATATCTCCTGGATTATTGGGCTTATCATCCCCGGCGTTGTGTATTACATCTTTGCGAAACGAAACGTGTCGACTATGCTTGCCCAGGCACACCCCAATACTTAA
- the speB gene encoding agmatinase, whose product MTNKNPQPIDAALVPRFAGIPTFMRLPAFEDPTQVRIGLVGVPWDGGTTNRAGARHGPREVRNMSSLMRKVHHVSRIAPYDLVRVGDLGDAPVNPIDLLDSLKQIEGFFSKLHQAGVIPLSVGGDHLVTLPIFRALARHRPIGMVHFDAHSDTNDRYFGNNPYTHGTPFRRAIEEGLLDPRRTVQIGIRGSIYSAEDEAFAEECGIRVIHMEEFCDLGVEGTLAEVRRVVGDDPTYISFDVDVLDPAFAPGTGTPEIGGMTTLQAQQMIRGLRGLNLVGADVVEVSPPFDLGGATALVGATMMFELLCILADALADHA is encoded by the coding sequence ATGACTAACAAAAACCCACAGCCTATTGATGCGGCCCTGGTGCCACGCTTCGCAGGCATCCCCACGTTCATGCGGCTACCGGCCTTCGAAGACCCGACCCAGGTTCGTATTGGCTTGGTAGGTGTACCTTGGGATGGCGGTACCACCAACCGTGCCGGCGCACGCCATGGACCTCGTGAAGTGCGGAACATGTCCAGCCTCATGCGCAAGGTTCATCACGTGAGCCGCATCGCGCCCTACGACTTGGTCCGCGTCGGAGATCTAGGCGATGCGCCCGTCAACCCGATCGACCTACTCGACTCGCTGAAGCAGATCGAAGGGTTCTTCAGCAAACTGCACCAGGCTGGCGTCATCCCCTTGTCTGTTGGCGGCGATCATCTGGTCACCTTGCCGATCTTCCGTGCACTCGCCCGTCACCGCCCAATCGGTATGGTGCATTTCGATGCTCACTCCGACACCAATGATCGTTATTTCGGCAACAACCCCTATACCCATGGCACGCCCTTCCGCCGAGCGATTGAAGAAGGTCTGCTGGACCCGCGACGCACCGTGCAAATCGGCATTCGCGGCTCGATCTACTCTGCCGAAGATGAAGCATTCGCTGAGGAGTGTGGGATCCGAGTGATCCACATGGAGGAGTTCTGCGATCTCGGTGTGGAGGGCACCCTGGCAGAGGTTCGCCGAGTGGTTGGCGACGATCCTACCTACATCAGCTTCGACGTAGATGTCTTGGATCCGGCATTCGCACCTGGAACTGGCACACCAGAAATTGGCGGGATGACAACGCTGCAGGCCCAACAAATGATCCGCGGTCTGCGCGGTTTGAACCTGGTCGGTGCTGACGTCGTTGAGGTTTCCCCACCGTTTGACCTGGGAGGCGCCACAGCACTCGTCGGCGCAACGATGATGTTCGAACTGCTCTGCATACTCGCGGATGCTCTGGCTGACCACGCCTAA
- a CDS encoding LysR family transcriptional regulator, with translation MNRNDLRRVDLNLLIVFETLMHERSVTRAAEKLFLGQPAISAALSRLRNLFDDPLFVRTGRSMEPSARAHEIFALLSPALDSISTAVSRAAEFDPATSNAVFRIGLSDDAEFALLPQLLKRIRAEAPGIVLVVRRVNYLLMPTLLASGEISVGVSYTSELPANAKRKVLRRSMPKLLRADSVPGNITLDDFCARPHALVSFAGDLSGFIDEALEELGRKRHVVLAVPQFNGLGSLLAGTDIVATVPDYTAEALTAAGGLRAEDLPIPVRSFELHMAWRGAQDNDPAERWLRSRIQMFFGDPDSL, from the coding sequence ATGAATCGAAACGACCTGCGTCGCGTAGACCTCAACCTGCTGATCGTGTTCGAAACGCTGATGCACGAGCGCAGCGTGACCCGTGCCGCGGAAAAACTGTTCCTCGGCCAACCGGCCATCAGCGCAGCCTTGTCGCGCTTGCGCAACCTGTTCGACGACCCGCTGTTCGTGCGCACCGGCCGCAGCATGGAGCCATCGGCACGGGCCCACGAGATCTTCGCCCTGCTGTCGCCGGCGCTGGATTCGATTTCCACGGCGGTCAGCCGCGCCGCCGAATTCGACCCAGCCACCAGCAACGCAGTGTTCCGCATCGGCCTCTCGGATGACGCCGAGTTCGCCTTGCTGCCGCAACTGCTCAAGCGTATTCGCGCCGAAGCCCCTGGTATCGTGCTGGTGGTGCGACGGGTCAACTACCTGCTGATGCCCACGCTGCTGGCCTCGGGCGAGATTTCGGTGGGTGTCAGCTACACCAGCGAACTGCCGGCCAATGCAAAGCGCAAGGTGCTGCGCCGCAGCATGCCTAAACTGCTGCGGGCCGACAGCGTACCCGGCAACATCACCCTGGACGACTTCTGCGCACGGCCGCATGCACTGGTGTCGTTTGCCGGGGACCTGTCTGGCTTCATCGATGAAGCCCTGGAAGAACTTGGCCGCAAGCGGCATGTCGTGCTGGCGGTGCCGCAGTTCAACGGGCTGGGGAGCTTGCTGGCGGGCACCGATATCGTCGCCACGGTGCCGGACTACACCGCAGAGGCGTTGACGGCGGCGGGCGGGTTGCGCGCCGAGGACTTGCCCATACCCGTGCGCAGTTTCGAACTGCACATGGCCTGGCGCGGGGCGCAGGACAACGACCCGGCGGAGCGGTGGCTGCGGTCGCGGATACAGATGTTCTTCGGGGACCCCGATAGTCTGTGA
- a CDS encoding threonine/serine dehydratase, with amino-acid sequence MTVDAKYLLSLYEAIAEAHQALRPAVSVTPLAHSARLSAMTGCEVFLKCEHLQHTGSFKFRGASNKIRLLPEAQRKLGVITASSGNHGQGLALAGKVLGVPVTVYTTTSASPYKLDAIRALGAKVVSLDMDPLSVELEAARQAEIQGKPFVSPYNDPEIIAGQGTIGIELFEQAPDLDAVFVAVGGGGMISGIGAALRALSPKIDIIGCWPANAPTMQKSLEAGEIIEMEEDDTISDGTAGGIEPGSITFPLCQSLLTRTVLVSEEEIKAAMRDVASCERWIIEGAAGVAVASTQKLAEEYRGKRVAVVICGRNILLEKFLGAVQ; translated from the coding sequence ATGACTGTCGACGCCAAATACCTGCTTTCGCTATACGAGGCAATTGCCGAAGCGCACCAAGCACTGCGCCCGGCAGTGAGTGTCACACCACTTGCCCACAGCGCACGCCTGTCCGCCATGACAGGATGCGAGGTTTTCCTCAAATGTGAGCACCTTCAGCACACGGGCTCCTTCAAGTTCCGCGGGGCCAGCAACAAGATCCGGTTACTGCCTGAAGCGCAGCGCAAGCTTGGGGTGATCACTGCGTCGTCGGGGAACCACGGGCAAGGTCTGGCACTCGCCGGCAAAGTGCTGGGGGTACCGGTCACGGTCTATACCACGACCTCTGCGTCCCCGTACAAGCTGGATGCCATCCGGGCCCTTGGTGCCAAAGTCGTCAGCCTCGACATGGATCCGCTGAGTGTAGAGCTGGAAGCAGCTCGTCAGGCCGAGATCCAAGGCAAGCCTTTCGTGTCGCCCTACAACGATCCAGAAATCATCGCGGGCCAAGGCACGATCGGAATCGAGCTCTTCGAACAGGCACCGGACCTGGATGCGGTATTCGTCGCCGTTGGCGGTGGCGGAATGATTTCCGGGATCGGGGCTGCCTTGCGCGCGCTGAGCCCGAAGATCGACATCATTGGTTGCTGGCCAGCTAACGCCCCCACCATGCAGAAATCCCTCGAAGCTGGCGAAATCATCGAAATGGAAGAAGACGACACCATTTCCGATGGCACTGCCGGTGGCATCGAGCCAGGCAGCATCACCTTCCCCCTCTGCCAGAGCCTGCTGACGCGGACAGTGCTGGTCAGTGAGGAAGAAATCAAAGCGGCGATGCGCGATGTCGCTAGCTGCGAACGCTGGATCATCGAGGGCGCTGCCGGCGTCGCGGTGGCCAGCACGCAAAAACTGGCAGAGGAATACCGGGGCAAGCGTGTCGCGGTGGTCATTTGCGGCCGCAACATCCTTCTCGAAAAGTTCCTTGGGGCAGTTCAATGA
- a CDS encoding zinc-dependent alcohol dehydrogenase family protein: protein MSRMIRFHKFGAADVLRCEEQAEPSPAVDEVQIRVEAIGVSWYDVLWRQNLAPSQARLPAGIGHEMAGVVTAVGEGVEDIAVGDRVASFPATSANDHPVYGDVIVLPRTAITRYPDVLTPIEASVHYTPLLIAYFAYVDLARAKAGQTALVTDASHCAGPAFVQLGKALGLKVFAATKEAEQREYLLGLGADKVIVTEEQDLLLQIGKYTDGRGVDMVLDGMGGPQMSLLGDVLAPRGSLVLYGLQGGNQTPFPACAAFQKNIQFYVHCIGNFTGKPELGISQDQVALQRALRDINQFTADQLLTPQIIKVYPFEQVVEAHRYMDQCPCGGRVVLDMAQH, encoded by the coding sequence ATGTCCCGCATGATCCGTTTCCACAAGTTCGGCGCTGCCGATGTGCTCCGTTGCGAGGAGCAGGCCGAACCGTCACCCGCTGTCGACGAGGTACAGATCCGCGTCGAGGCGATTGGCGTCAGCTGGTATGACGTGCTTTGGCGCCAGAACCTGGCACCATCCCAGGCACGCCTGCCAGCGGGGATCGGCCACGAAATGGCTGGGGTGGTGACTGCGGTCGGTGAAGGGGTCGAAGACATTGCCGTCGGTGATCGGGTTGCCAGCTTCCCGGCCACCAGTGCCAACGACCACCCGGTGTATGGTGATGTCATCGTGCTGCCGCGCACTGCCATTACCCGCTACCCGGATGTACTCACCCCCATTGAGGCCAGCGTGCACTATACGCCGCTGCTGATCGCCTATTTCGCCTACGTCGACCTGGCGCGGGCCAAGGCGGGTCAGACTGCGTTGGTCACCGATGCCAGCCATTGCGCCGGCCCTGCTTTCGTGCAACTGGGCAAGGCACTGGGGCTGAAAGTGTTCGCCGCCACCAAGGAAGCGGAGCAGCGTGAGTACCTGCTGGGCCTGGGTGCCGACAAAGTGATCGTTACCGAAGAGCAGGACCTGCTGCTGCAGATTGGCAAGTACACCGATGGCCGTGGCGTGGACATGGTCCTCGATGGCATGGGTGGGCCGCAGATGTCGCTGCTGGGTGATGTGCTGGCACCGCGTGGTAGCCTGGTGCTGTATGGCCTGCAAGGCGGCAACCAGACGCCGTTCCCGGCCTGTGCGGCATTTCAGAAGAACATTCAGTTCTATGTCCACTGCATCGGCAATTTCACCGGCAAACCAGAACTTGGTATCAGCCAGGATCAGGTGGCACTGCAGCGTGCCTTGCGCGATATCAACCAGTTCACTGCCGACCAGTTGCTGACACCGCAGATCATCAAGGTGTACCCGTTCGAGCAGGTGGTGGAGGCGCATCGCTATATGGACCAATGCCCGTGTGGCGGACGTGTGGTGCTGGACATGGCACAACACTGA
- a CDS encoding ABC transporter substrate-binding protein: MKKLSILFSSSIFALFLASHAGAADSLRIGIEAAYPPFASKTGNGEIVGFDYDIGNALCAQMQVKCQWVEQEFDGLIPSLKVRKIDAILSSLTISEERKKSVDFTNRYYQAAGRIVMKEGADLGTHFSGLVGKRVGVQRAGIHDRFVTKVLAPIGAQVIRYASLNEAYLDLIAGRLDAVQGDDVAVQIGFLDTPNGKGYAFAGEPLRDPEYFGEGVGIAVRKGDKGLADRFNQALAAIRANGEYKAIQDQYFKFDIYGE, from the coding sequence ATAAAAAAACTCTCCATCCTCTTCTCAAGTTCAATATTTGCGCTTTTCTTGGCCTCCCACGCCGGAGCGGCCGATAGCTTGCGCATTGGCATCGAAGCCGCCTATCCGCCCTTTGCATCGAAAACCGGTAACGGCGAGATCGTTGGCTTCGACTACGACATCGGTAATGCTCTGTGTGCGCAAATGCAGGTCAAGTGTCAGTGGGTCGAACAAGAGTTCGATGGGCTGATCCCCTCATTGAAGGTAAGGAAGATCGACGCCATTCTCTCGTCGCTGACCATCAGCGAGGAGCGAAAAAAATCCGTTGATTTCACCAATCGTTACTACCAAGCCGCCGGGCGAATCGTGATGAAGGAAGGGGCCGACCTGGGGACCCATTTTTCAGGGCTGGTCGGTAAACGAGTGGGCGTGCAGCGAGCAGGCATTCACGACCGCTTCGTAACAAAAGTACTGGCGCCGATCGGGGCACAGGTCATTCGCTACGCCTCGCTGAATGAAGCCTACCTGGACCTGATTGCCGGGCGACTGGATGCGGTGCAAGGTGACGATGTGGCTGTGCAGATCGGGTTCCTTGATACCCCGAATGGCAAAGGCTACGCGTTCGCAGGTGAACCGTTGAGAGACCCTGAATACTTTGGCGAGGGTGTAGGTATCGCCGTGCGCAAAGGTGACAAAGGGTTAGCGGACCGCTTCAACCAGGCTCTAGCGGCCATCCGCGCAAACGGCGAATACAAAGCCATTCAAGATCAGTACTTCAAGTTCGACATCTACGGCGAGTAA
- a CDS encoding transcriptional regulator produces the protein MKIENYKAIADSIALLLFPHAEVIVHEVESQTVVHIANNFSKRQLGDDSALDQELGDFRSSASIGPYEKVNWDGQKIRSITSVLYDQHGEAEYLLCINLNFSVLEQAREALDAFFQVSRLIPQPDSLFKDDWQERINTFLHSWLKERNLSLRTLKMNDKRTLVEALHAEGAFEGRSGADYVANVLSMGRATVYKYLKELRA, from the coding sequence ATGAAGATAGAGAACTACAAAGCGATCGCTGACAGCATTGCGCTGCTGCTCTTCCCTCATGCGGAAGTCATCGTCCATGAGGTTGAAAGCCAAACCGTCGTTCACATAGCCAACAATTTCTCCAAGCGGCAGCTGGGAGACGATTCGGCACTTGACCAGGAACTCGGCGATTTTCGTAGCTCCGCTAGCATTGGCCCGTATGAGAAGGTCAATTGGGATGGGCAGAAAATCCGCTCGATCACCAGCGTTCTGTACGATCAGCACGGAGAAGCCGAATATCTCCTCTGCATCAATCTGAATTTCTCGGTACTGGAGCAAGCACGCGAAGCGCTGGATGCATTCTTCCAGGTCAGCCGCTTGATCCCGCAACCCGACTCGCTGTTCAAAGATGATTGGCAGGAACGGATAAACACGTTCCTACACAGCTGGCTCAAAGAACGAAATCTGTCATTGCGCACACTGAAAATGAATGATAAGCGAACCCTCGTTGAGGCCCTCCACGCGGAGGGCGCATTCGAGGGCCGAAGTGGTGCGGACTACGTGGCCAACGTACTAAGCATGGGCCGGGCAACCGTCTACAAGTACCTCAAGGAACTGAGAGCCTAG